The following coding sequences lie in one Spinacia oleracea cultivar Varoflay chromosome 1, BTI_SOV_V1, whole genome shotgun sequence genomic window:
- the LOC110791912 gene encoding glutamate receptor 2.8: MVIIKLTQTLSTIITYSYLLNLCLNNSQWLSLSLSMAAAQEIQVKVGVVLDTDTIEGKIGLSCINIAISDFYAVHPEFNTRIVLHVRDSKNRDIVMAAAAVLDLLKNEQVAAIIGPETSPEAQFVINLGDKAQVPIVSYSSTSPLLSPSQNPYFVRATQDDSYQVQPIGALIQAFGWREVVPVYVADDFGGGIIPFLADKLQQIETRIPYRSVIPSSATNDRLELELYRLKSMSTRVFIVHMEASLGSRLFLKAKELGMMSQEYVWIITDAMANVLESLDPAVIQSMQGVLGVKTYVTKTRELNFFIDRWKTKFQQENPVLINAGMTIDGLRAYDATVALARAVEEVGINNFTFQRAGNAANLSTDISDIRVSQYGQQLLQSILRSRFTGLVGDFTLDQGQLQHSTFQVINVWGNQEKEVSFWTQSTGFVKTLTSANSRKHAFAKASLASIIWPGGSKSAPKGWVVSPNGNRLKIGVPIKNGFRQFVTVTQDPATNKTKVTGYCIDVFDAVMSKLPYSVLYDYFPFTEQEGEPTNSYNTLVSQVYLKNFDAVVGDITIRAKRSLHVDFTLPYTESGVVMIVPMKSNKKIRAWLFVKPLTWELWVAAFCSFIFIAFVVWVLEHRINEDFRGPPGHQAGTSLYYSFSTLVFSHSFNVFSNLTRFVVIIWVFVVLILIQSYTANLASLLTVQQLQPTIRDIKELIKRGETVGFQEGSFVEQSLIEMNFSPLNLKSYNTTDQLHQLLEKGTEKGGIAAAFDELPYVKVFLAEYGSRYTVVPPTYKTDGFGFVFPKGSPLGSDVSHEVLTVTEGKEMIELEKKWFKDTDCQDLGASLSSTSLGLDSFWGLFTIAGAAALFALIVSLAGFLKEHRTVLSDGSASVWTRIRTLMKVYDQKNLSSHTFRKSPQQDLNFLGTPSNSSYPQSPSSYWHNSERGFNNDGQSTPSSERTDLNSIRLENLKNIANENA; encoded by the exons atggtcATAATTAAGTTAACTCAAACAttatcaacaataataacatattcatatTTACTCAATCTCTGTCTGAATAACTCACAATGGTTGTCCTTGTCCTTGTCCATGGCTGCTGCCCAAGAAATACAAGTGAAGGTTGGGGTTGTGTTAGACACGGACACCATAGAAGGGAAGATAGGATTGAGCTGCATAAACATCGCGATTTCGGACTTCTATGCTGTTCATCCTGAGTTCAACACCAGGATTGTTCTTCATGTTAGAGACTCCAAGAATCGTGATATTGTTATGGCCGCAGCTGCTG TTTTGGATTTACTTAAGAATGAGCAAGTGGCAGCAATCATCGGTCCAGAAACATCTCCAGAGGCTCAATTTGTTATCAATCTTGGAGACAAAGCTCAAGTTCCCATTGTTTCTTACTCTTCTACAAGCCCTTTACTTTCTCCCTCACAAAACCCGTATTTTGTTCGAGCAACACAGGATGATTCCTACCAAGTACAACCCATTGGTGCACTTATACAAGCTTTTGGATGGAGGGAAGTTGTTCCTGTCTATGTGGCTGATGACTTTGGTGGTGGGATCATACCTTTCTTGGCTGATAAACTGCAACAGATTGAGACCCGCATCCCCTATAGAAGTGTCATTCCATCATCTGCCACCAATGATCGATTAGAATTAGAGCTTTACAGGTTGAAGTCTATGTCCACTCGTGTCTTCATAGTTCATATGGAAGCTTCTCTAGGATCTCGGCTGTTTTTGAAAGCAAAAGAGCTTGGAATGATGAGCCAAGAGTATGTATGGATCATCACCGATGCAATGGCCAATGTCTTGGAGTCTTTGGATCCCGCAGTAATACAGTCCATGCAGGGAGTATTAGGAGTGAAGACTTATGTAACCAAAACAAGGGAgctgaatttttttattgacaGATGGAAAACTAAATTTCAACAAGAAAACCCTGTCCTTATTAATGCAGGAATGACCATTGATGGACTTCGGGCTTATGATGCAACCGTTGCTCTTGCTAGAGCTGTGGAAGAAGTTGGTATTAATAACTTCACATTTCAGAGAGCTGGGAATGCAGCCAATTTATCAACTGATATTTCTGATATTAGAGTCTCTCAGTATGGTCAACAATTACTCCAATCAATACTAAGGTCGAGGTTTACGGGACTTGTAGGCGATTTTACTCTAGACCAAGGGCAGCTGCAACATTCGAcctttcaagttataaatgtaTGGGGCAATCAAGAGAAAGAAGTTAGTTTCTGGACTCAATCTACTGGATTTGTTAAAACACTAACTTCGGCAAACAGCCGTAAACATGCCTTTGCTAAGGCTAGCCTTGCGTCCATCATATGGCCGGGAGGCTCTAAATCTGCTCCTAAAGGTTGGGTAGTTTCACCAAATGGAAACAGGTTAAAGATTGGTGTTCCAATTAAGAATGGTTTCCGTCAATTTGTGACAGTCACTCAAGATCCTGCCACCAATAAAACAAAAGTTACAGGCTATTGCATTGACGTCTTTGATGCTGTAATGAGTAAACTCCCATACTCTGTACTTTACGACTATTTCCCTTTCACAGAGCAAGAAGGTGAACCTACTAATAGCTATAATACTCTGGTTTCTCAAGTCTACCTTAAG AACTTTGATGCAGTGGTGGGAGATATAACAATTCGTGCAAAAAGGTCGTTGCATGTTGATTTTACGTTGCCTTATACTGAGTCTGGTGTTGTAATGATTGTACCTATGAAAAGCAATAAGAAAATTCGAGCCTGGCTGTTTGTCAAACCTTTGACCTGGGAACTATGGGTTGCGGCCTTCTGCTCCTTCATTTTCATTGCATTTGTAGTATGGGTACTTGAGCATCGAATAAATGAAGATTTCAGAGGACCACCAGGGCATCAAGCTGGAACAAGTTTATATTACTCATTCTCAACATTGGTTTTCTCACACA GTTTTAATGTGTTCAGCAACCTAACAAGGTTTGTGGTCATTATTTGGGTTTTCGTGGTGCTCATCCTTATACAAAGCTACACTGCCAACTTGGCGTCCTTGCTGACAGTGCAACAACTTCAACCCACCATCAGAGACATTAAAGAGCTGATAAAAAGAGGGGAGACTGTTGGGTTTCAAGAAGGCTCCTTTGTTGAACAATCTCTAATAGAGATGAACTTTAGTCCCTTGAACCTAAAGTCTTATAATACCACAGACCAACTGCACCAACTTTTAGAAAAGGGGACAGAAAAAGGAGGCATTGCTGCAGCATTTGATGAACTTCCATATGTGAAGGTTTTTCTTGCAGAATATGGCTCCAGATATACTGTAGTACCGCCAACATATAAGACTGATGGCTTTGGATTT GTTTTCCCCAAAGGTTCTCCTCTTGGTTCAGATGTCTCCCATGAAGTGCTAACTGTAACAGAGGGAAAAGAAATGATAGAATTGGAGAAGAAGTGGTTTAAGGACACGGATTGTCAAGATTTAGGTGCTTCATTGTCTTCAACTAGTCTTGGTCTTGACAGTTTTTGGGGCTTATTTACAATTGCAGGCGCTGCAGCATTGTTTGCTCTCATTGTATCCTTGGCAGGCTTCCTAAAAGAGCATAGAACTGTGTTATCTGATGGTAGTGCCTCAGTTTGGACCAGAATAAGGACACTGATGAAGGTTTATGACCAAAAGAATCTCAGCTCTCATACTTTCAGGAAAAGTCCACAACAAGATCTAAATTTTCTAGGTACACCATCAAATAGTTCATATCCACAAAGTCCATCAAGTTATTGGCACAATTCAGAAAGAGGCTTTAATAATGATGGACAATCAACTCCTTCGTCAGAAAGAACGGATCTCAATTCAATTAGGCTGGAAAATTTGAAGAATATTGCTAATGAAAATGCTTAG
- the LOC110791911 gene encoding glutamate receptor 2.1: MKAYRLRGLPLWIFLLFFAFYCSVQAEVAAQEILKNNNNTVAVNIGVIYEEGNKLGKMGLNCIKLGLSDFYNSHQSYNTRIVLNIRVYPKDSGVGAAAAALYLLKHAQVKAIMGPITSMEAEFVIRLGEEAQVPVLSYSATSPFLSSIQSSYFIRTAQDNLPQAKAISALVKAFKWREIVPVYINSDYGTGFIPYLADALQEIDVRIPYHGVIPWFATDEQICEQLYKLKNMSTRVFVVHMSPDLASRLFLRVNELEMMDEGYVWITTTSINNELGSVSHNVVQYMQGVIGLKNYVKQSNKLREFENRWDTKFGNMKLGIMGLWAYDAACALARAVEAVAKSDSGFRKKKMSANLTDLDTLGVSSIGPKLLQTLVNTNFSGLNGEYSLLDRQLEASTLIIINVIGSGSRDIGFWNSEKGLVRNLNSSNNRLKAIIWPGEITSVPKGWTVPAGRTKLRVGVPVKPVYEELVNVTRDRSIGANKYNVKGFCIDVFEAVMDNLQYSGLYEYYPFPNPDESTKSYDDMVYQVFLQNYDIVVGDITIIANRSAYVDFSLPYTQSGVTMVAPVRNERRSAWVFFMPLTWDLWVASLSAFTFIAFAIWVLEHRINEEFRGPASHQAGTSLFYSFSLLVFAQRENVLSNLARFVVIIWVFVVFVLTQSYTASLTSMLTVQQLRPSVTDVHDLISKGAYVGFQEGSFIQGFLKHKGFHESKLVSYNSSEHLDNLLSKGSMNGGIAVVFDEIPYMKLFLAKYSSKYMMLQPIYKAEGFGFAFPKGSPLVADVSRAILTVTEGDGMLEMEKVWGMQLYNTSDEGNKVAASSSLSLESFWGLFLIAGVASGLSLIIFTTTFLYKKRDIWLYSNASIWKKVQDLAEAFVQRDMASHTFRKTDVQHNTRTLKTDIFNPSGDNTDSPPRPSVFSDGAEDDLVISAESTPSDHHVQTASAETIAPSLLSNHQHD; the protein is encoded by the exons ATGAAAGCTTATAGGTTGAGAGGATTGCCGTTGTGGATCTTTCTCTTGTTCTTTGCTTTTTACTGCTCTGTGCAAGCTGAGGTAGCAGCCCAGGAGATActgaagaataataataatacagtGGCCGTAAATATTGGGGTGATTTATGAAGAAGGTAACAAGTTAGGGAAGATGGGGTTGAACTGCATAAAGTTAGGCCTTTCTGACTTTTATAACTCTCATCAAAGCTACAACACCAGAATAGTTCTCAATATCAGGGTATATCCAAAGGATAGTGGTGTTGGTGCAGCCGCGGCTG CTTTGTATCTTCTTAAACATGCTCAAGTGAAGGCAATAATGGGGCCAATAACATCAATGGAGGCTGAGTTTGTAATACGTTTAGGAGAAGAAGCTCAAGTCCCCGTGCTTTCATATTCAGCAACAAGTCCTTTTCTTTCTTCCATCCAAAGCTCCTACTTCATCCGTACAGCGCAAGATAATTTGCCTCAAGCAAAAGCCATAAGTGCTCTTGTCAAAGCTTTTAAATGGCGAGAAATTGTTCCTGTCTACATAAACAGTGATTATGGAACAGGCTTTATACCTTACTTGGCTGATGCTTTACAGGAAATTGATGTTCGTATTCCTTACCATGGTGTCATACCTTGGTTTGCCACTGATGAACAGATTTGCGAACAGTTGTACAAGTTGAAGAATATGTCGACAAGAGTGTTTGTAGTACACATGTCTCCTGATCTTGCTTCTCGCCTTTTCTTGAGAGTGAATGAGCTGGAAATGATGGATGAGGGATATGTTTGGATTACAACAACTTCCATAAACAATGAATTAGGCTCAGTAAGTCATAACGTTGTTCAGTATATGCAAGGAGTGATTGGCTTAAAGAATTATgtcaaacaatcaaacaaattGAGAGAATTTGAGAATCGGTGGGATACAAAGTTTGGAAATATGAAGCTCGGTATAATGGGACTTTGGGCCTATGATGCAGCTTGTGCACTTGCCAGAGCAGTGGAAGCAGTTGCAAAATCAGACTCTGGTTTCCGAAAGAAGAAAATGTCAGCAAACTTAACTGATCTGGATACGTTGGGAGTTTCCTCTATTGGGCCAAAACTTTTACAGACACTTGTTAATACTAACTTCAGTGGCCTTAATGGAGAATACAGTCTTCTTGACAGGCAACTAGAAGCCTCAACCTTGATAATCATAAATGTGATTGGTAGTGGTAGTAGAGACATTGGATTCTGGAATTCTGAAAAAGGGCTAGTGCGAAATTTGAATTCTTCTAATAACAGGTTGAAAGCAATTATTTGGCCAGGAGAAATAACATCAGTTCCAAAAGGATGGACAGTTCCAGCTGGTAGGACCAAGTTAAGAGTTGGAGTTCCTGTAAAACCTGTTTATGAAGAACTTGTGAATGTGACGCGAGATAGAAGCATTGGAGCCAACAAATATAATGTTAAAGGTTTCTGCATTGATGTATTTGAGGCTGTTATGGATAATCTCCAGTACTCTGGGctttatgaatattatccatTTCCAAATCCTGACGAATCTACTAAATCCTATGATGATATGGTCTACCAGGTCTTCCTTCAG AATTATGACATTGTGGTGGGAGACATTACCATAATTGCAAACAGATCAGCATATGTTGATTTTTCACTTCCATACACTCAGTCTGGAGTGACAATGGTGGCTCCTGTTAGAAATGAGAGGCGAAGTGCATGGGTGTTTTTTATGCCATTAACTTGGGATTTGTGGGTGGCTAGTTTATCTGCATTCACTTTCATAGCTTTTGCAATTTGGGTCCTTGAACACCGGATAAACGAAGAATTTCGTGGACCTGCATCACATCAGGCTGGCACTAGTCTCTTTTACTCCTTCTCCTTGCTGGTTTTTGCCCAAA GAGAGAATGTGTTGAGTAACTTGGCCAGATTTGTTGTGATCATTTGGGTCTTTGTAGTGTTTGTCTTAACTCAAAGCTACACCGCCAGCTTGACTTCAATGTTAACTGTTCAACAGCTGCGGCCTAGCGTTACAGATGTACACGATCTAATAAGCAAAGGGGCTTATGTAGGGTTTCAAGAGGGTTCCTTTATTCAAGGATTCTTAAAACATAAGGGTTTTCATGAATCAAAACTCGTTTCCTACAACTCATCAGAGCATTTAGATAACCTTCTATCAAAAGGTAGCATGAATGGGGGCATTGCTGTTGTTTTCGACGAAATTCCCTATATGAAGCTTTTCCTTGCAAAATATTCCTCCAAATATATGATGCTTCAACCTATATACAAGGCAGAAGGCTTTGGATTT GCTTTTCCTAAAGGTTCACCCTTAGTAGCTGATGTTTCAAGAGCAATATTAACTGTAACAGAAGGAGATGGTATGCTGGAAATGGAGAAAGTATGGGGTATGCAACTGTATAATACTTCAGATGAAGGAAACAAGGTAGCAGCCTCTAGCAGCCTGAGTCTTGAAAGTTTCTGGGGGCTATTCCTCATTGCAGGAGTTGCTTCAGGACTTTCTCTTATCATCTTCACAACAACATTCCTATATAAAAAAAGGGATATCTGGCTTTACTCTAATGCTTCAATATGGAAAAAAGTACAAGATCTAGCTGAAGCCTTTGTGCAACGAGATATGGCATCTCATACTTTCAGGAAAACTGATGTACAACATAATACAAGAACTTTGAAAACTGATATTTTCAACCCCAGCGGTGACAATACTGATTCCCCTCCCAGGCCATCAGTTTTTTCAGATGGGGCAGAAGATGACTTGGTCATTTCTGCAGAATCAACTCCATCTGATCACCATGTGCAGACGGCTTCAGCAGAAACTATAGCACCTAGCCTTTTAtcaaatcatcaacatgattAA